A genomic region of Leptospira bourretii contains the following coding sequences:
- a CDS encoding kelch-like protein, whose protein sequence is MQCIFKLVFILLLFQCKIQNKSQNLFDPTTLSGGSVAVLSSLVFQDGIQITTRYQPNDYPSFVKTEILDLDLDKPVSSHFNKKHFYVSENYKDDLVLRDVFPLSESKVRVLFSVSSRSEWREPIILYIQKPESLTEYAFNGKILEFKFPYPRYIGNISEAKGQITTQRLLDGRILLVGGVSVAGNTLATVEILNPDTGTTVLFPPLNQSLMGMAICANSDGTVYVSGGKTIVGSPTVNTQFSNKIYKINGTNQTVEELPFAMQKRRYGHSMVCLSNGDLLVSGGQFQVGTDHTAITNDHEYVSIQNGNTTVLNSSANFPMNTIFHFAEYDSFKQRILFFGGKDRTDPFAAYSNSISTLDLNSQVLSTLPSVFSTARSNVTSMILPGNDRLVLGGVMGGGVGSRSIDSWNETSSTSQTNGFTSRMKNGSSITKFSDSQVLYTGGVDTYYKSGILELYDHIEKKNFVVDTMMNARSEHTAIQTNRGIIIFGDSALTDTRVELYGKD, encoded by the coding sequence ATGCAATGCATTTTTAAATTAGTTTTCATCTTATTGTTATTCCAATGTAAGATCCAAAACAAATCCCAAAATCTTTTTGATCCGACAACACTTTCGGGTGGTTCTGTCGCTGTTTTATCTTCTTTGGTATTTCAAGATGGGATACAAATCACCACTAGATACCAACCGAATGACTATCCATCTTTTGTAAAAACAGAGATTTTGGATTTAGATTTAGATAAACCTGTTTCTTCACATTTTAACAAAAAACACTTTTATGTGTCAGAAAATTATAAAGACGACTTAGTTCTTAGAGATGTTTTTCCTCTATCCGAATCAAAAGTGCGCGTATTGTTTTCTGTTTCTTCTCGGTCTGAATGGAGAGAACCTATCATTCTATACATTCAAAAACCTGAATCACTTACGGAGTATGCATTTAACGGGAAAATATTGGAATTCAAATTTCCTTATCCACGTTATATCGGGAACATTTCAGAAGCGAAAGGTCAAATTACAACACAGCGTTTGTTAGATGGTAGAATCTTATTGGTTGGAGGAGTTTCTGTTGCGGGGAATACCTTGGCAACAGTAGAAATTCTGAATCCTGATACAGGGACAACTGTTTTGTTTCCTCCTTTAAACCAAAGTTTGATGGGGATGGCGATTTGTGCTAATTCCGATGGGACTGTGTATGTTTCCGGAGGGAAAACAATTGTTGGCTCCCCAACAGTCAATACTCAATTCAGCAATAAAATTTATAAAATCAATGGAACAAATCAAACAGTGGAAGAACTTCCTTTTGCGATGCAGAAGCGGAGGTATGGACATTCGATGGTATGTTTGAGTAACGGTGATTTGTTGGTTTCTGGAGGTCAGTTCCAGGTAGGTACGGATCATACTGCAATCACTAACGATCATGAGTATGTTTCCATACAAAATGGAAACACAACCGTGTTGAATTCTTCGGCGAACTTTCCGATGAATACAATATTTCATTTTGCCGAGTATGATTCATTCAAACAGCGGATCCTATTTTTCGGAGGTAAGGATCGTACTGACCCGTTTGCTGCTTATTCGAATTCCATTAGTACATTAGATTTGAATTCCCAAGTTCTCAGCACATTGCCTTCTGTTTTTTCGACGGCTAGATCTAATGTAACGAGTATGATCTTGCCAGGGAATGACCGATTGGTTTTGGGTGGGGTAATGGGTGGTGGTGTTGGCTCTCGGAGTATTGATTCTTGGAATGAAACTAGTTCCACAAGCCAAACCAATGGCTTTACAAGCAGAATGAAAAATGGGAGTTCCATTACAAAGTTTTCAGATTCACAAGTTTTGTATACCGGCGGTGTTGATACATATTATAAGTCCGGTATTTTGGAACTTTATGATCACATTGAAAAGAAAAACTTTGTTGTTGATACGATGATGAATGCACGTTCAGAACATACTGCAATTCAAACAAATAGAGGTATCATCATATTCGGAGATTCTGCTTTGACGGATACAAGGGTTGAGTTGTATGGGAAAGATTAA
- a CDS encoding caspase family protein codes for MKSKILIFLFLTTPSIVSAEGIPKRFGFVVGVSEYRNLTLGDLKTAKNDALGMTKILFSYGSYNRIQTLVQEGSVNSTPTKYNILTNFEALLKETNPDDLFIFYFSGHGVVDYNDKVYLLPEDANPSNPFESGIAVEQLLEMTRNYKLKRVVFFIDACRNPEDGKGEEGKKYLEAVSFRDSEIVSVFYSTKVGYSSFEDPKSGYGIFTKYLIYGLEGRADSNYNGEVSYSELSNYVISSLKEWSKTNQKLQKPYTKEYAEKSEDIILTYAVNPETSLTDAPLFNPYNPTYAFRSFLVPGWGQYVRGQEEKGKIYMSIYALGVLYAGYQYNTYRQDKAAYESAVGIPPNPRIAETVALNYYLIEPYRQRMESSRANLSQALTVLLFLWSANVFDFYLLGPNPKEKSGVWLDFNWENQGYMGIDRVGKLGYAMHF; via the coding sequence ATGAAATCAAAAATTCTAATATTCTTATTTTTGACTACTCCTTCTATAGTTTCCGCTGAGGGCATACCCAAAAGATTTGGGTTTGTTGTAGGAGTCAGTGAATATAGGAATTTGACTTTAGGTGACCTAAAAACCGCAAAAAACGATGCTTTGGGAATGACTAAAATTCTATTTAGTTATGGTTCTTATAACCGCATTCAAACTTTAGTGCAAGAAGGTTCCGTTAATTCTACTCCAACGAAATACAATATTCTAACAAACTTTGAAGCGCTATTGAAAGAAACAAATCCAGATGATTTGTTTATCTTTTATTTTTCGGGTCATGGTGTAGTGGATTATAACGATAAAGTATATTTACTCCCGGAAGATGCAAATCCTTCAAATCCGTTTGAGTCAGGGATTGCGGTTGAACAACTTCTCGAAATGACTCGAAATTATAAGTTGAAAAGAGTTGTCTTTTTTATTGATGCCTGTCGTAATCCGGAAGATGGAAAAGGGGAAGAAGGAAAAAAATATTTAGAAGCAGTTAGTTTTCGTGATTCTGAAATTGTTTCTGTTTTTTATTCCACAAAAGTTGGATATTCTAGTTTTGAAGATCCAAAATCAGGGTATGGGATTTTTACAAAGTACCTCATTTATGGATTAGAAGGAAGAGCTGATTCCAATTACAACGGGGAAGTATCTTATTCCGAATTATCAAACTATGTGATTTCTTCTTTGAAGGAATGGTCCAAAACCAATCAGAAATTACAAAAACCTTATACTAAGGAATATGCTGAGAAATCGGAAGATATCATTCTCACATACGCTGTCAATCCAGAGACATCTTTAACGGATGCACCTCTATTCAACCCTTACAATCCTACTTATGCATTTCGTTCCTTTTTGGTCCCCGGTTGGGGACAGTATGTTCGAGGGCAGGAAGAAAAAGGAAAAATTTATATGTCCATCTATGCGTTAGGGGTTTTGTACGCAGGATATCAGTACAATACCTATAGACAGGACAAGGCAGCCTATGAATCTGCAGTAGGAATCCCACCAAACCCTCGCATTGCAGAAACGGTGGCTCTCAATTATTATTTAATTGAACCTTACAGGCAACGGATGGAATCGTCCAGGGCTAATTTGTCGCAGGCTTTGACAGTGCTTCTCTTCCTCTGGTCGGCAAATGTGTTTGATTTTTATCTCTTGGGGCCCAATCCTAAGGAAAAGTCAGGTGTATGGCTTGATTTCAATTGGGAAAACCAAGGTTATATGGGAATTGATCGGGTTGGGAAGTTAGGATATGCAATGCATTTTTAA
- a CDS encoding methyl-accepting chemotaxis protein, with amino-acid sequence MSRTSLESIKTKKNWVELGPVYVNRVRFLLAGFYIIATLGSYKTSTTLQTTSYLVGISCMFLYGSLQAYLFKKEKLNSFFPKVLILMDITVLFAVTASGLLGGSGVAADLIKSPTLYVLYYFYVVYSAFLFSKRTLLMSTFYSAFCLILLLVIGYGQGVQFKETEGFQSQKDTIGISNEVFKILFLICFGYLTSAVLNLLNEIKNESEERQKIAESERATADELNRDLVQVGSELFKTLKSIREITTDFNFQIESQDKSIHELTDFVSSFSESIQSSVDNIGKQHNQITLLNHKSDTLKLSISEIGTVVEELNLNMSDFQDRSNVLSQTVQNLEERLRSVNESQKEVSEVNDIMAEIADRTNLLALNASIEAARAGEHGRGFAVVAQEVAKLAENSNENATKIKKIITNSNRFIQEGTELASVSLKQTETLQSKYELLSGVIRTATNKINSQKDINNEVLESLDLIESISRELDSESKVLNRDKDQMIAVVQKMEEINREVVINARKVGENTLSLEKQAADLAAEQ; translated from the coding sequence ATGTCGAGAACTAGTTTGGAATCTATAAAAACAAAAAAAAACTGGGTGGAATTGGGTCCTGTGTATGTGAATCGAGTCAGGTTTCTTTTGGCTGGATTCTATATCATAGCAACTCTTGGCTCTTATAAAACCTCCACTACATTACAAACAACAAGTTATTTAGTGGGGATCTCCTGTATGTTTCTGTATGGGAGCCTTCAAGCTTATTTATTTAAGAAGGAAAAGTTAAATTCGTTCTTCCCGAAAGTATTGATCCTTATGGACATTACGGTATTGTTTGCAGTGACAGCTTCAGGGTTACTCGGAGGAAGTGGGGTTGCTGCCGATTTAATCAAGTCTCCTACACTTTATGTGTTATATTATTTTTATGTAGTGTATTCAGCGTTTTTGTTTTCAAAACGAACTCTCCTTATGAGTACTTTTTATTCTGCCTTTTGTTTGATCTTACTTCTTGTGATTGGTTATGGACAAGGCGTCCAATTTAAAGAAACAGAAGGATTTCAGAGTCAAAAGGATACAATTGGTATTTCGAATGAAGTTTTTAAGATACTATTTTTGATTTGTTTCGGATATTTAACTTCTGCTGTTTTGAATCTGTTAAACGAAATCAAAAATGAATCTGAAGAAAGACAAAAAATTGCGGAGTCGGAACGGGCCACCGCTGACGAACTAAATCGAGACTTGGTTCAAGTTGGTTCCGAACTGTTTAAAACTTTAAAATCAATTCGTGAAATCACTACAGATTTTAATTTTCAAATTGAATCACAAGATAAATCGATCCATGAACTAACAGATTTTGTTTCTTCTTTTTCGGAAAGCATTCAATCTTCCGTAGATAATATTGGAAAACAACACAACCAAATCACTTTGTTGAATCATAAATCGGATACTTTGAAACTGAGCATTTCTGAAATTGGAACAGTTGTTGAAGAATTGAACTTGAATATGAGTGACTTTCAAGACCGGAGTAATGTACTTTCACAAACCGTTCAGAACTTAGAAGAGAGACTTCGGTCGGTAAACGAATCCCAAAAGGAAGTGAGCGAAGTGAACGATATTATGGCAGAAATTGCAGATCGTACAAACTTACTTGCGTTGAATGCCTCAATTGAAGCTGCAAGAGCAGGTGAACATGGAAGAGGATTTGCTGTTGTTGCACAAGAAGTCGCAAAATTAGCGGAAAATTCTAATGAAAACGCCACTAAAATTAAAAAGATCATTACCAATTCCAATCGGTTCATTCAGGAAGGGACTGAACTTGCTTCTGTTTCCTTGAAACAAACAGAAACACTTCAATCCAAATATGAGCTTTTGAGCGGAGTGATTCGAACAGCAACGAATAAAATCAATTCTCAAAAAGACATCAACAACGAAGTTCTGGAATCATTGGATTTAATCGAATCGATCTCAAGAGAGTTGGATTCAGAATCAAAAGTTCTAAATCGCGATAAAGACCAGATGATCGCTGTTGTTCAAAAAATGGAAGAAATCAATAGGGAAGTTGTGATAAATGCTAGAAAAGTTGGCGAAAACACTTTAAGTTTGGAAAAACAAGCCGCTGATTTAGCTGCCGAGCAATAA
- a CDS encoding pirin family protein, with protein METIKPNNNSLGKKIHPATERGHVNFGWLDSHHSFSFGHWYNPEKTNFGALRVLNDDIVEPSMGFGTHPHQNMEIVSIPLFGELAHKDSTGTNGIIRTGDVQIMSAGSGIQHSEFNHSSEKKVNFLQIWILPKVGGIEPRYAQKTFSEAGRVNRFQTVVSPIDEEAVWINQDAYFSLATLDPGKELSYSVHAPGQGIFTFLISGKLRVEDSLLERRDAVGYWGKEDYKFHAEVKSELLVIEVPMK; from the coding sequence ATGGAAACAATAAAACCCAACAACAACTCCTTAGGAAAAAAAATCCATCCTGCGACAGAACGTGGGCATGTTAATTTCGGTTGGTTGGACAGCCATCACTCCTTTAGTTTTGGCCATTGGTACAATCCCGAAAAAACTAACTTTGGTGCCCTCCGTGTACTCAATGACGACATCGTAGAACCAAGTATGGGATTTGGCACACACCCTCATCAAAACATGGAGATCGTTTCGATCCCTCTCTTTGGAGAGTTGGCCCATAAAGATAGTACAGGTACGAATGGTATCATCCGTACGGGAGACGTACAAATCATGTCTGCAGGATCAGGAATCCAACATTCGGAATTCAATCATAGCAGCGAAAAGAAAGTAAATTTTTTACAAATCTGGATCCTTCCAAAAGTGGGTGGGATTGAACCAAGGTATGCGCAAAAAACTTTTTCGGAGGCAGGTCGTGTGAATCGATTTCAGACGGTCGTTTCCCCCATTGACGAAGAAGCGGTCTGGATCAATCAGGATGCTTATTTTTCTTTGGCAACACTTGATCCAGGAAAAGAACTCTCTTATTCCGTCCATGCACCAGGACAAGGGATCTTTACTTTTCTCATCAGTGGCAAATTAAGGGTGGAAGACAGTTTACTGGAACGACGAGATGCCGTTGGGTATTGGGGAAAGGAAGATTACAAATTTCATGCGGAAGTGAAATCGGAATTACTCGTGATTGAAGTTCCAATGAAATGA
- a CDS encoding S41 family peptidase: MKTIFTFFQIVFSFLFLFIFSFCQSPKQSPNPEILPATVEKKYHYSKQISEIKKQMAKTYLYPEELNKPKAFQKAAIIATESFGHQILLPKSFYTKFQDSIQGDIIHDGELSDLIIIRNPNFENTTMQSDSVASQLEEEFTKIPFSQDLLESVMEILYLQNEALSLTNTDTIKWEEIQFVASEGYVSSFLGSSLMIYEKYEDLLRPKTVISIEIPLKETKSKRKIITTLQETSFLKKIGLQNEDELITINGNPIRYLSTETVNRMFKGKVGENIDISILRNQNEKYGFKVPLKENKPSDQKIAEGQILTGKYNFIYIKVSGFIKNNQSSATEMMKENYFTLMEDAKNKNIVIHGFVLDLRNNPGGFLDQIIECMRMLIPNGLLVTTQSSRTSPSMVYANQSTITELPLVVLINENTGSGSELIAGVIQHYHRGIILGSKSTGQGLVHILNKVSGEENSLIKIASSFLYLPNGKKFHETGITPNVWVSDLKEMDLNLFDAKNNEQINSTSESKEKYQKLDITSISQWIEQNGTFRQKIRSDNDKNLLPDYQLYRSLDFFSGYLATQK; encoded by the coding sequence ATGAAAACTATTTTCACTTTCTTTCAAATTGTATTCTCATTTCTATTTTTATTCATCTTCTCATTTTGCCAAAGTCCAAAACAAAGCCCTAATCCAGAAATACTACCTGCGACAGTGGAAAAAAAATACCATTACTCCAAACAAATTTCTGAGATCAAAAAACAAATGGCAAAAACATATCTTTATCCAGAAGAATTAAACAAACCCAAAGCTTTTCAAAAAGCTGCCATCATAGCTACGGAGTCCTTTGGCCACCAGATCCTATTACCAAAATCTTTTTATACCAAATTCCAAGATTCCATCCAAGGGGATATCATTCACGACGGGGAGTTATCTGATTTAATCATCATTCGAAATCCAAATTTCGAAAACACAACAATGCAATCTGATTCTGTTGCCTCACAACTAGAGGAAGAATTTACAAAAATACCTTTTTCACAAGACCTTTTAGAATCCGTTATGGAAATTCTATATTTACAAAATGAAGCATTAAGCTTAACGAATACAGATACGATCAAATGGGAAGAAATTCAATTTGTTGCATCGGAAGGATATGTTTCTTCTTTTTTAGGTTCTAGTTTAATGATTTATGAGAAATACGAAGACCTATTACGACCAAAAACAGTGATATCGATTGAAATCCCACTCAAAGAGACAAAGTCCAAAAGAAAGATCATCACTACCTTACAAGAAACTTCTTTTTTGAAAAAGATTGGCCTTCAAAATGAAGACGAACTTATTACCATCAATGGGAACCCTATTCGCTACTTATCAACCGAAACTGTAAATCGAATGTTTAAAGGTAAAGTTGGCGAAAACATCGATATTTCCATACTACGAAATCAAAATGAAAAATATGGCTTCAAAGTTCCTTTAAAGGAAAACAAACCGTCAGATCAAAAAATAGCAGAAGGTCAAATCTTGACTGGGAAATATAACTTCATTTACATTAAAGTATCTGGATTTATTAAGAATAACCAATCCAGTGCCACTGAAATGATGAAAGAGAATTATTTCACCTTAATGGAAGATGCAAAAAATAAAAATATAGTCATTCATGGTTTCGTTTTAGACCTTCGCAATAATCCAGGAGGTTTTTTAGACCAAATCATTGAATGTATGAGGATGTTAATTCCAAATGGATTGTTGGTTACCACACAATCCTCTAGAACATCTCCAAGTATGGTTTATGCAAATCAATCGACGATTACAGAGTTACCGTTGGTTGTTCTGATTAATGAGAATACCGGGTCAGGTTCTGAGTTAATTGCAGGTGTAATCCAACATTACCATCGCGGAATTATACTTGGATCTAAATCTACGGGCCAAGGGCTTGTACATATTTTAAATAAAGTTTCTGGCGAAGAAAACTCACTTATCAAAATAGCTTCTAGTTTTTTATACCTTCCCAATGGTAAAAAATTTCATGAAACAGGAATTACGCCAAACGTTTGGGTTTCGGACCTAAAAGAAATGGACCTTAACCTATTTGATGCCAAGAACAATGAACAAATCAATTCAACGTCAGAATCGAAAGAAAAATATCAGAAATTAGATATCACATCCATCAGCCAATGGATCGAACAAAATGGCACATTTAGACAAAAAATCAGATCTGATAATGATAAAAATCTCCTTCCGGATTACCAATTGTATCGTTCCCTTGATTTTTTTTCAGGTTATCTCGCCACGCAAAAATAA
- the omp85 gene encoding Omp85 family outer membrane protein encodes MPISLNAEDRKSDVPEWIGEFKKLDEKELTNKREGWYATGLPLFGNDAVNGSGLGILANIFYNGTKADSSFKYTPYEHMFNVGIYRTNRGTQNNYLSWDAPYFLDTAYRLKAYVGHDASFYNQYFGVGTESLEPLYFKDRNVDGSRITRNATFSDFENANSYARNRGPGKEFTSNQHYHDYQFDTTYGQFSLDKTIFQVFRVWGGVEFSKNSVRRYDGTSTEAREPLTNVKVPAIEDSSKLTEDASSGKIIGLQGGNLNYVRAGIAYDTRDYEPDPDRGWLIEYNINKAERVIGSDFGYIRHFAQAKNFYQPFPKLFEEFVIAQRVALTKIEGEVPFFEYRYLFSIDGPFGALGGQNTLRGYRQERFFGPVIGFYNIELRYRVGSFSLWDQFFQLSIVPFYDVGRVWDKLRDVNTLNYKHARGIGLRLIWDQATVILLDYAYSREDQLFYIDIGHTF; translated from the coding sequence ATGCCTATCAGCCTCAATGCAGAAGATAGGAAGTCAGATGTACCTGAGTGGATTGGCGAGTTTAAAAAATTAGATGAGAAGGAACTAACCAACAAAAGAGAAGGTTGGTATGCCACTGGTCTTCCTTTGTTCGGGAATGATGCCGTAAATGGATCAGGTTTAGGAATCCTTGCCAATATTTTCTATAACGGTACCAAAGCTGATTCTTCCTTTAAATACACTCCTTACGAACATATGTTCAATGTTGGTATATATCGTACCAATCGGGGAACCCAAAACAATTATTTATCATGGGACGCACCATACTTTTTGGATACTGCCTACCGTCTCAAAGCTTATGTAGGTCATGATGCTAGTTTCTATAATCAATATTTTGGTGTGGGAACTGAAAGTTTAGAACCCCTTTATTTTAAAGATAGAAATGTAGACGGAAGTCGCATCACTCGTAATGCCACCTTTTCTGATTTCGAAAATGCAAACTCGTATGCAAGAAACCGTGGACCAGGGAAAGAATTTACATCGAATCAACACTACCACGATTATCAATTCGATACTACTTATGGGCAATTCTCTTTAGACAAAACAATTTTCCAAGTTTTTCGAGTTTGGGGGGGAGTGGAGTTTTCGAAAAATTCTGTTAGGCGGTATGATGGGACTTCCACGGAAGCACGCGAACCACTAACCAATGTAAAAGTTCCTGCCATTGAAGATAGTTCGAAACTCACCGAGGATGCGAGTTCTGGAAAAATCATAGGTTTACAAGGTGGAAATTTAAACTACGTTCGTGCGGGGATTGCTTATGATACGAGAGATTATGAACCTGATCCCGATCGTGGTTGGCTCATTGAATACAATATTAATAAAGCAGAAAGAGTCATCGGATCTGATTTTGGTTACATCAGACATTTTGCACAGGCGAAAAATTTTTACCAACCCTTCCCGAAACTTTTCGAAGAGTTTGTCATAGCCCAACGTGTAGCACTCACAAAGATTGAAGGAGAAGTCCCTTTTTTTGAATATCGTTATCTTTTTTCTATCGATGGTCCATTTGGTGCACTCGGTGGACAGAACACACTTCGTGGGTATAGGCAGGAACGTTTTTTTGGTCCAGTGATTGGGTTCTACAATATTGAGTTACGGTACCGGGTGGGAAGTTTTTCTCTTTGGGATCAATTCTTCCAACTAAGTATCGTTCCATTCTATGATGTGGGTCGAGTCTGGGACAAACTTCGAGATGTGAATACACTGAATTATAAACATGCACGTGGGATTGGTTTACGACTCATTTGGGATCAGGCAACGGTAATCTTACTGGACTATGCTTATTCCAGAGAAGACCAATTGTTTTATATTGATATAGGCCATACGTTTTAA
- the pyk gene encoding pyruvate kinase, with protein MPAIEQLRARKTKIVCTIGPATASKEMIRSLALAGMNIARINMSHGDHEFHRKIIRIIKSLNKDELHKQPISILLDTQGPEIRTGDVQNDLHLKVGETFTFHIIPGMEAEAQSVFVNYRDIVKDLKVGDKVTVDNGLINLAVQEIRENELVCTVLDGGKLGSRKHINLPGIRVNLPSITPKDLKDILFGLEEDIDFVALSFVRSQEDVIQLRGIIDEKNHHAQIIAKIEDQEGLKNLDAIIRESDGIMVARGDLGVEIEIEELPIVQRRIIKRCQEEGKRVIVATHLLESMIQNPSPTRAEVTDVANAVYEEADAIMLSGETAMGKFPVRCVEMLDKIARRMEMSINLGLAAQRKPKDQKEEMARSAANLADSMQAHAIIAITRRGITANNLASFHPKYPIVHAFTNMTSVRRKLWLTRGVIPYRVDFSSDPEKTIKLAIQTLVNNGYLQMGEKVVILSDIIAGEDRVETIQVREVK; from the coding sequence ATGCCTGCTATTGAACAACTAAGAGCTCGAAAAACAAAAATCGTTTGCACCATTGGTCCTGCGACTGCCTCCAAAGAAATGATCCGAAGTTTAGCTTTGGCTGGGATGAACATTGCACGAATCAATATGAGCCATGGAGATCATGAGTTTCATAGAAAGATCATTCGTATTATTAAATCTCTCAATAAAGATGAATTACACAAACAACCAATTTCCATCCTTTTGGATACGCAAGGTCCGGAAATTCGAACGGGAGATGTTCAGAACGATCTCCACTTAAAAGTTGGGGAAACTTTTACATTCCATATCATTCCAGGAATGGAAGCGGAAGCACAAAGTGTTTTTGTGAACTATCGTGATATTGTAAAAGATTTGAAAGTTGGTGATAAGGTTACTGTTGATAACGGGCTTATTAATTTGGCCGTGCAAGAAATTCGTGAGAACGAACTCGTTTGCACTGTGTTAGATGGTGGTAAGCTTGGGTCTAGAAAACATATCAATTTACCTGGAATCCGAGTTAATTTACCTTCTATTACTCCTAAAGACTTAAAAGATATTCTTTTTGGTTTGGAAGAGGATATTGATTTTGTGGCTTTGTCGTTTGTTCGTTCCCAGGAAGACGTGATCCAATTACGTGGGATCATTGATGAAAAAAATCACCATGCACAGATCATTGCAAAAATTGAAGACCAAGAAGGTTTAAAAAACCTTGATGCTATCATTAGAGAGTCTGATGGAATTATGGTGGCACGTGGGGATTTGGGAGTGGAGATTGAAATCGAAGAACTCCCGATTGTCCAAAGAAGGATCATCAAACGTTGCCAAGAAGAAGGGAAACGTGTCATCGTTGCCACTCACTTATTAGAATCAATGATCCAAAATCCTTCTCCTACTAGAGCGGAAGTCACTGATGTTGCCAATGCAGTGTACGAAGAAGCTGATGCCATTATGTTATCCGGTGAAACCGCTATGGGAAAATTTCCTGTCAGATGTGTGGAGATGTTGGATAAAATTGCGCGTCGTATGGAGATGTCGATTAATCTAGGTCTTGCTGCCCAACGAAAACCAAAAGACCAAAAAGAAGAGATGGCTCGTTCGGCAGCAAATTTAGCTGATTCCATGCAAGCACATGCTATCATTGCAATCACTCGTCGGGGAATCACTGCCAATAATTTGGCATCCTTTCATCCTAAATACCCGATTGTCCATGCATTTACAAATATGACATCGGTTAGACGAAAGCTTTGGCTGACAAGAGGTGTGATCCCTTATCGTGTGGATTTTTCTTCAGATCCAGAAAAGACAATCAAACTTGCCATCCAAACTCTTGTGAATAATGGATACCTCCAAATGGGAGAAAAGGTGGTCATTCTTTCTGATATCATCGCTGGGGAAGACCGAGTCGAAACCATCCAAGTCCGCGAAGTTAAATAA
- the asd gene encoding aspartate-semialdehyde dehydrogenase, which produces MEKIKVGVLGATGSVGQRFIQLLENHPYFTVTHLAASEKSAGQTYGEVMKSRWKISSDIPAYAKDIIITLPNPEVTKGVQLVFSGLDASIAGEVETAYAEAGVMVLSNSKNHRMDPNVPILSAEVNAHHLDVLQFQKTKGKIITNSNCTIMGVTISLKPLMDAFGLKSVMLFSMQAISGAGYPGVPTMDILGNVVPYIGGEEDKAEIEPQKCLGSVKDGIIQSADFKISAHCNRVPVFDGHTVCVSVSFDKKPKKEEILKVWADFQGEPQKLGLPFAPNPAILYREENDRPQPRLDLETGRGMTTVVGRLREDPILDWKWVVLSHNTIRGAAGAAILNAELLYKKGFFN; this is translated from the coding sequence ATGGAAAAAATCAAAGTTGGAGTCCTGGGAGCAACAGGTTCCGTCGGTCAAAGATTCATTCAACTTTTGGAGAATCACCCTTATTTCACGGTGACTCATTTGGCAGCTTCAGAAAAAAGTGCCGGCCAAACTTATGGTGAGGTAATGAAATCTCGTTGGAAGATTTCATCCGATATCCCTGCTTACGCAAAAGACATTATCATTACGTTACCAAATCCCGAAGTGACCAAGGGCGTGCAACTTGTGTTCAGTGGTCTGGATGCATCGATCGCAGGAGAAGTGGAAACTGCTTATGCAGAAGCGGGAGTGATGGTTCTTTCCAATTCAAAGAACCATAGAATGGACCCGAATGTCCCGATTCTTTCTGCGGAAGTGAATGCCCATCATTTGGATGTTTTACAATTCCAAAAGACAAAAGGTAAAATCATTACCAATTCCAATTGTACGATTATGGGTGTTACGATTTCCTTAAAACCTCTCATGGATGCTTTTGGTTTAAAGTCTGTTATGTTATTTTCCATGCAGGCCATTTCCGGTGCTGGATATCCTGGAGTTCCGACTATGGACATTCTTGGAAATGTGGTTCCTTATATTGGTGGTGAAGAAGACAAAGCGGAAATCGAACCACAAAAATGTTTGGGATCTGTAAAAGATGGAATCATCCAATCGGCCGATTTTAAAATTTCAGCTCATTGCAATCGTGTTCCCGTTTTTGACGGACATACGGTTTGTGTTTCTGTTTCTTTTGATAAAAAACCAAAAAAAGAAGAGATTCTTAAGGTTTGGGCCGATTTTCAAGGGGAACCACAGAAATTGGGATTGCCGTTTGCACCAAACCCGGCTATTCTCTATCGCGAAGAAAATGATAGGCCTCAACCACGTCTGGATTTAGAGACTGGGAGAGGGATGACAACGGTTGTCGGAAGGCTAAGGGAAGATCCAATTTTGGATTGGAAATGGGTAGTACTTTCGCATAACACGATTCGAGGTGCTGCTGGAGCTGCCATCTTGAATGCAGAGTTATTGTATAAAAAAGGATTTTTTAACTAA